In candidate division KSB1 bacterium, the following proteins share a genomic window:
- the prfB gene encoding peptide chain release factor 2 (programmed frameshift), whose protein sequence is MLADFEERVANLRERLLQLGGVFDLDNKQRQIPELEATTQQPGFWDDRERAQELMRTLSSFREDVQTWNDLNKRLEDIEVLAQLAEEEQDSQAEAEVASELRQLEQAIEKIELETILAGEDDAKSAILTIHPGAGGTESQDWAQMLMRMYLRWIERRGFTGVVMDVLPGEEAGIKSATIEVQGKYAYGYLKAEAGVHRLVRLSPFDFNNRRHTSFASVFVYPEVENDVEIHIDPNDLRIDTFRASGAGGQHVNKTSSAVRITHIPTGIVVQCQSERSQHRNKDFAMKILMARLYQKKKEEEQERLEKIESTKREIGWGNQIRSYVLHPYNLVKDHRTGVETSNTQAVLDGEIDEFIRAYLLQQRDGRKAA, encoded by the exons ATGTTAGCCGATTTTGAAGAGAGAGTTGCCAACCTCCGCGAGCGGTTGCTTCAGCTC GGGGGTGTCTTTGACCTGGATAACAAGCAACGGCAGATCCCTGAGCTTGAGGCGACCACGCAGCAGCCGGGCTTCTGGGATGATCGCGAGCGCGCACAAGAGCTCATGCGCACGCTGAGCTCCTTCCGCGAGGATGTGCAGACCTGGAACGACCTGAACAAGCGCTTGGAGGACATCGAGGTGTTGGCGCAGCTGGCAGAGGAAGAGCAAGACAGCCAGGCGGAGGCGGAAGTCGCCAGCGAGCTGCGCCAACTGGAGCAGGCGATCGAAAAGATAGAGCTGGAGACCATCCTTGCCGGGGAGGACGACGCGAAGAGCGCCATCCTCACCATCCATCCCGGGGCAGGGGGAACGGAAAGCCAGGACTGGGCGCAGATGCTCATGCGCATGTACTTGCGCTGGATCGAGCGCCGTGGCTTCACCGGCGTGGTCATGGACGTGCTCCCTGGCGAGGAGGCGGGCATCAAGAGCGCGACCATCGAAGTGCAGGGCAAGTACGCCTACGGCTACCTGAAGGCGGAAGCAGGTGTCCATCGCCTGGTGCGGCTTTCGCCTTTCGACTTTAACAATCGCCGTCACACCTCCTTTGCCTCGGTGTTCGTCTACCCGGAGGTGGAGAACGACGTGGAGATCCACATCGACCCCAATGACCTGCGCATCGACACGTTCCGGGCCAGCGGCGCCGGCGGTCAGCACGTGAACAAGACTAGCTCGGCGGTGCGCATCACCCACATCCCTACCGGCATTGTGGTGCAGTGTCAGAGCGAGCGCTCGCAGCACCGCAACAAGGACTTTGCCATGAAGATCCTCATGGCGCGCCTGTACCAGAAGAAGAAGGAGGAAGAGCAGGAGCGCCTGGAGAAGATAGAGAGCACCAAGCGGGAAATCGGCTGGGGCAATCAGATCCGCTCGTACGTGCTTCACCCCTACAACCTGGTGAAGGACCATCGTACCGGGGTAGAGACCAGCAATACGCAA
- a CDS encoding DUF5679 domain-containing protein produces MAEKAFCVKCRKMVDIANAQPVTMKNGCPALKGKCPVCGTGVYKILPKK; encoded by the coding sequence GTGGCAGAGAAGGCATTCTGTGTGAAGTGTCGGAAGATGGTCGACATCGCCAACGCCCAGCCGGTGACGATGAAGAACGGCTGCCCCGCCCTGAAGGGCAAATGTCCCGTCTGCGGGACCGGAGTGTACAAGATTCTGCCCAAGAAGTAG
- a CDS encoding S49 family peptidase, giving the protein MRARVVVMSVATALLWSASTASAQAPLPFAQAYDAMLPAPPGALGNGLLGYVNPAVLSYVHGPELRLVFVRREGALHQWGLFTAAPHLGFGMVEDRSLDKDVRSYHAAVAAGGGGLSFGAGYGWSQTGGGQLWYGGLLARPVRFVSLGLAGWHAPHQDRQEVSCEVGLRPLGTDVLTLFADGSVRGRQRVADGRWCVGGALQPVTGIYVVGRYFRDGAFTVGLSLSLGKASFAVQRRSPKDTGPDDLAYTVRVGKATPNFVDSHLLRGKCWLPMELKGAVVYQRRRLMDVAGHKLSDLLFTLQDAAEDPRVAVVAVNLSGVDVTAQLAWELRRQLAEVRRSGKKVIAYIDRGDMTEYHLASVADWVVMDREGMLTLLGYVTGRTFLKGTLDKLGIGYEEWRYFKYKSGAEVLSREQMSEADREQRLAWLQDQYAIVRDEVAASRGFSPAYFDSLINNAGVFLPEQAMRAHLVDTIGRWKDVDQLLVSVAGGKKKKLAPAELANRQYPPAEWGSRPQVAVVYAIGECDMEQGINARKLEKDLLRIAERRRVKAVVVRVDSPGGDALASDLVAEAMKKCRAKKPVIVSQGSVAGSGGYWLSMYGDAIVSTPATITGSIGVIGGWLWNKGLGERLGMSSDHVQVGEHADLGFGITLPLLGVEIPDRKPTLQEQERLEVLIRTLYRDFVNKVAEGRRIQPDAVEEIAQGRIWSGAAAKSRGLVDELGGLQDALQLARQRAQLPAGARIEVVELPRPGLINPEVLMPKVAPLGTRDILPPQELRYLRLIARFPGQPLPVLPPDLHLVR; this is encoded by the coding sequence ATGAGAGCGCGCGTGGTAGTCATGTCCGTGGCGACGGCGCTCCTTTGGTCGGCTTCTACGGCTTCGGCGCAGGCGCCGCTTCCGTTCGCCCAGGCCTACGACGCCATGCTGCCTGCGCCGCCGGGAGCGCTGGGCAACGGACTGCTCGGCTATGTGAATCCGGCGGTCTTGTCCTACGTGCATGGCCCCGAGCTGCGGTTGGTGTTCGTCCGGCGTGAGGGGGCGTTGCATCAGTGGGGGCTGTTCACGGCAGCGCCGCACCTCGGCTTCGGAATGGTGGAGGATCGCTCTTTGGACAAGGACGTTCGCTCCTACCATGCCGCAGTTGCTGCAGGTGGCGGTGGCCTGTCCTTCGGTGCCGGTTACGGCTGGTCGCAGACCGGAGGGGGACAGTTGTGGTACGGGGGCCTGTTGGCGCGGCCGGTGCGCTTCGTCTCCTTGGGCCTGGCCGGATGGCATGCGCCGCACCAGGACCGCCAGGAGGTGAGCTGCGAAGTGGGGCTCCGCCCGTTGGGCACCGACGTGCTCACCCTCTTTGCGGACGGGAGCGTTCGCGGGCGGCAACGGGTCGCGGACGGGCGTTGGTGCGTGGGGGGCGCCCTGCAGCCGGTCACCGGCATCTATGTCGTGGGCCGCTACTTTCGCGACGGCGCCTTCACCGTGGGATTGAGCCTGAGTCTGGGCAAAGCTAGTTTCGCCGTGCAGCGCCGCAGTCCTAAGGACACCGGTCCTGACGACCTCGCTTACACCGTGCGAGTGGGCAAGGCCACGCCTAACTTCGTCGATTCCCACCTCTTGCGCGGCAAGTGCTGGCTGCCCATGGAGTTGAAGGGCGCGGTGGTCTACCAGCGCCGGCGCCTCATGGATGTGGCAGGGCACAAGCTCAGCGACCTTCTTTTCACTCTTCAGGATGCCGCCGAAGACCCCCGCGTGGCAGTTGTGGCGGTCAACTTGTCCGGAGTGGACGTCACTGCGCAGCTGGCCTGGGAGCTGCGCCGGCAACTGGCCGAAGTACGGCGTTCCGGCAAGAAGGTCATCGCCTACATCGACCGCGGCGACATGACCGAGTACCACCTGGCCAGTGTCGCCGACTGGGTGGTCATGGACCGCGAGGGGATGTTGACACTCCTTGGGTACGTGACCGGCCGCACTTTCCTGAAGGGGACACTCGACAAGCTCGGAATCGGTTACGAGGAGTGGCGGTACTTCAAGTACAAATCGGGCGCCGAGGTACTTTCCCGCGAGCAGATGTCGGAGGCAGATCGTGAGCAGAGGCTTGCCTGGCTCCAAGACCAGTACGCCATCGTGCGCGACGAGGTGGCGGCATCACGGGGCTTTTCTCCGGCCTATTTCGACTCGCTGATCAACAACGCGGGCGTCTTCCTGCCGGAGCAGGCTATGCGCGCTCATCTGGTGGACACCATCGGCAGGTGGAAGGATGTCGACCAGCTCCTCGTGTCTGTAGCCGGCGGGAAGAAGAAGAAACTGGCGCCTGCAGAGCTGGCCAATCGCCAGTATCCTCCAGCCGAGTGGGGGAGCAGGCCGCAAGTGGCGGTGGTCTATGCGATAGGCGAGTGCGACATGGAGCAAGGCATCAATGCGCGGAAGCTCGAGAAGGACCTGCTGCGCATAGCCGAGCGGCGCCGCGTGAAGGCGGTGGTGGTGCGGGTCGACTCGCCCGGCGGGGATGCACTCGCCTCGGACCTGGTTGCCGAGGCCATGAAGAAGTGTCGCGCGAAGAAGCCAGTCATCGTCAGTCAGGGCAGCGTCGCCGGGTCAGGCGGATATTGGCTGTCCATGTACGGCGATGCCATTGTGTCGACCCCGGCAACCATCACCGGCTCCATCGGAGTAATCGGCGGTTGGCTGTGGAACAAGGGCTTGGGCGAACGCCTTGGCATGTCCAGCGACCACGTGCAGGTGGGCGAGCATGCGGACCTTGGCTTCGGCATTACCTTGCCCCTGCTTGGGGTGGAGATTCCTGACAGGAAACCGACTCTCCAGGAGCAAGAACGGCTGGAGGTGCTCATCCGCACCCTGTACAGAGACTTTGTCAACAAGGTGGCCGAAGGCCGGCGCATACAGCCGGATGCGGTCGAGGAAATCGCCCAGGGGCGTATCTGGTCGGGCGCTGCGGCGAAGAGCCGTGGCCTTGTCGACGAGCTGGGTGGCCTTCAGGACGCCCTGCAATTGGCCAGGCAACGGGCGCAACTGCCGGCGGGGGCCAGGATTGAGGTGGTTGAGCTGCCACGCCCTGGGTTGATAAACCCGGAGGTGCTCATGCCCAAGGTGGCGCCGCTGGGGACGAGGGACATTCTTCCGCCGCAGGAGCTGCGCTACCTCAGGCTCATCGCCCGCTTCCCTGGTCAGCCGCTTCCTGTGCTCCCTCCAGATCTGCACCTGGTGCGATGA
- a CDS encoding uroporphyrinogen decarboxylase family protein, with product MMTSRERVRTALAHRAPDKVPIDFGSTAVTGMHVTCVAALREYYGLEKRPVKVHEPYQMLGWIDDDLQQALGIDVEGLYSRTTMFGFPNENWHEFRLPWGQIVLVSEHFRTTVDQNGDLLIYPEGDTTAPPSGRMPVGGYFFDTIVRQPPIVETELNPEDNLEEFVPLSAQDVDHYRAEVRRLSGRSRAVVASFGGTAFGDIALVPAPFLKYPKGIRDIEEWYISTVTRQDYLHRVFAKQTEVALANLEKIHAIVGDLVDVVFVCGTDFGTQTSSFCSIGTFRSLYAPYYKRVNDWIHQHTPWKTFKHSCGAVEPFVEAFLEIGFDILNPVQCSAAGMDPVHLKRRYGDRIALWGGGVDTQKTLPFASPAAVREEVLRRCEVFGRDGGYVFNAVHNIQANTPVQNIVAMFEAVKEFNGEH from the coding sequence ATTATGACCAGCAGGGAGCGGGTGCGCACGGCCTTGGCTCACCGCGCGCCCGACAAGGTGCCCATCGACTTTGGCAGCACGGCGGTGACGGGGATGCACGTCACCTGCGTGGCGGCGCTGCGCGAGTACTACGGACTCGAGAAGCGGCCGGTCAAGGTGCATGAGCCCTACCAGATGCTCGGGTGGATCGATGACGACCTGCAGCAGGCGCTGGGCATCGACGTGGAGGGCCTGTATTCGCGCACGACCATGTTCGGCTTTCCCAATGAGAACTGGCACGAGTTCCGCCTCCCGTGGGGCCAGATCGTGCTCGTCTCCGAACACTTTCGTACAACCGTGGACCAGAATGGGGATTTGCTCATCTATCCCGAAGGGGATACCACTGCGCCGCCCAGTGGACGCATGCCAGTAGGCGGGTACTTCTTCGACACCATTGTTCGCCAGCCGCCCATCGTGGAGACGGAGCTCAATCCCGAGGACAACCTCGAGGAGTTCGTGCCTCTGTCTGCGCAGGACGTGGACCACTATCGGGCCGAAGTGCGGCGTCTGAGTGGGCGCTCGCGGGCGGTGGTGGCAAGCTTCGGAGGAACTGCCTTCGGCGACATCGCCTTGGTGCCGGCCCCTTTCCTCAAATACCCCAAGGGGATTCGCGACATTGAGGAGTGGTATATCTCCACGGTCACGCGACAAGACTACCTGCACCGGGTTTTCGCAAAACAGACCGAGGTTGCGCTGGCCAACCTGGAGAAGATCCACGCAATTGTCGGAGACCTGGTGGATGTGGTCTTTGTCTGCGGAACGGACTTTGGCACTCAGACGTCCAGCTTCTGTTCGATTGGCACCTTTCGCTCGCTGTATGCGCCCTACTACAAGCGCGTCAACGACTGGATTCATCAGCACACGCCCTGGAAGACCTTCAAGCATTCTTGCGGCGCGGTGGAGCCGTTTGTCGAGGCGTTTCTCGAGATCGGATTTGACATCCTCAACCCGGTGCAATGTTCGGCGGCGGGCATGGACCCTGTGCACTTGAAACGGCGCTACGGTGACCGGATAGCGCTCTGGGGCGGGGGAGTCGACACGCAGAAGACGCTGCCCTTTGCCTCCCCGGCTGCGGTACGGGAGGAGGTGCTGCGGCGCTGCGAAGTCTTTGGGCGCGACGGGGGGTACGTGTTCAATGCCGTCCACAATATTCAGGCCAACACGCCGGTGCAGAACATCGTTGCTATGTTTGAGGCAGTCAAAGAGTTCAACGGCGAGCATTAG
- a CDS encoding F0F1 ATP synthase subunit epsilon, whose amino-acid sequence MPLRLDIVTQERVPYSGEVDMVIAPGIDGVLGILPHHVPLITALVPGELRVKRGAEEEIFAIGGGFMEVLPDGVTVLADSAERAEEIDIERALAARRRAEARLQGRTQEQVDFARAEAALHRAIVRLKVAQSGRRRRRGPGTESGPPPLDDRT is encoded by the coding sequence ATGCCGTTGCGACTTGACATTGTCACCCAGGAGCGCGTCCCCTACTCCGGCGAGGTGGACATGGTGATCGCCCCTGGCATCGATGGCGTACTGGGGATACTGCCGCATCATGTGCCGCTCATCACTGCCTTGGTGCCCGGGGAGCTCCGCGTCAAGCGAGGGGCAGAAGAGGAAATCTTTGCCATTGGTGGCGGTTTCATGGAGGTTCTGCCCGATGGCGTCACCGTGCTGGCAGATAGCGCCGAGCGGGCCGAGGAGATCGACATCGAGCGCGCCTTGGCGGCACGGCGCCGCGCCGAGGCTCGCCTGCAGGGGCGCACCCAGGAGCAGGTGGATTTTGCGCGGGCCGAGGCCGCCCTGCACCGGGCCATCGTCCGTCTGAAGGTGGCCCAGAGCGGTCGGCGCCGTCGCCGCGGGCCAGGCACTGAGAGCGGCCCTCCTCCCTTGGATGACCGCACCTGA